AAGGAGATCGAGAGGATCTTGAAGGAAGAGAACCTCAAGGGCAAGGTAAAGACCATCATCGGCGGTGGCGCTACCTCCAAGGAGTTCTCCAACCAGATTGGAGCCAACGGCTGGGCCTACGACGCGGTCGAAGCGGTCCAGGTCGTCCAGACTCTGATAAAGTAAAAACATTCACGAACCCGAAGGGCACCTGCCCTTCACCTTTAACATTTTTTTATTTTCGATGCATAATCATCTACGTGCGCTTAGCAAGCTTGCATTCATCGGGACCATGGGGGTCGAATGGCAATCTATGACGGTGTGGAGGTCGAGGTGACCAACCGGGACAAGGTCTTGTATCCTCGGGACGGCCTGACCAAGGGAGATGTGATCGACTATTACTCGGCCACCTCGAGGTTCATACTCCCTCACATTGAGGGGCGCCCGGTGAGCATGCTCCGCTATCCTGACGGCATTGATGGCGAAAGCTTCTACCAGAAGCAGGTCTCCGAGCGATTTCCCCCATGGTTCAGAACGGTGGCAGTTCGGAAGAAGGGCGGCCAGGTCGTGCACGCGGTGTGCGAGAAGGAGGCCGACATGGTATACTTGGCCAATCTGGCCTGCCTGACCCCTCATGTCTGGTTGAGCCGTGCGAGCTCCCTGGAGCGCCCCGATAGGATGATTCTGGACATGGATCCCTCGGACAAGGATTTCTCTGTGGTCAAGGACGCCGCCAGGAGCGCGGCCAAGGAACTGAGGGGGCTGGGGCTGACGCCCTTCGTCATGACCACTGGGTCTCGCGGCCTCCATGTCACCGTGCCTCTCGACCGTGTGGCCAGCTTCGAGGAGGTGCTGTCTCTCGCCAAGATGATCGCATCCAGGATGGTGGAGGGCGATGAGCGGTTCACCACCGAGAGGTTGGTCGAAGCGAGGAGTGGCCGACTGCTGGTCGACGTCTACCGCAACTCTTACGCCCAGACCGCTGTGCCCCCCTATGCACTGAGGGCCCGGGACGGTGCCCCGGTGGCTACCCCTCTAGAGTGGAGTGAACTGGAGGGCTCGGGGCTGAACTCGAGGAGCTTCAGCATCAGTTCGGTCCTTGCTCGGCTGGAGGAGAGAGGTGATCCCTGGCGAGCCATCGAGCGTTCCTCCGGTTCGGTCAAGGAAGCGATCGCCCGGGCGAGGCGCTGAGAGGCGGATCACACCCTCATGGGCTAACGCAACATTGTACCGGAGACGCTTGACGCCGCGGTCGGGTCCGCCTCCGCGGGCGAGGATGTGGGTCACGGGACTGGTCTCGCAGATCGTTCATCCCATGAAACGTTGTTTCATCTGACCAGGCAGGTAGATGATATGGCCAGTGTTTTCAAGAACAACAATTGTTTATCCAATGTGACGAAAACTAATTATATGGTAAGTCTAATTGCGAACCAAGTT
The DNA window shown above is from Methanomassiliicoccus sp. and carries:
- the ligD gene encoding non-homologous end-joining DNA ligase gives rise to the protein MAIYDGVEVEVTNRDKVLYPRDGLTKGDVIDYYSATSRFILPHIEGRPVSMLRYPDGIDGESFYQKQVSERFPPWFRTVAVRKKGGQVVHAVCEKEADMVYLANLACLTPHVWLSRASSLERPDRMILDMDPSDKDFSVVKDAARSAAKELRGLGLTPFVMTTGSRGLHVTVPLDRVASFEEVLSLAKMIASRMVEGDERFTTERLVEARSGRLLVDVYRNSYAQTAVPPYALRARDGAPVATPLEWSELEGSGLNSRSFSISSVLARLEERGDPWRAIERSSGSVKEAIARARR